In the genome of Desulfuromonas sp. DDH964, one region contains:
- a CDS encoding CHASE2 domain-containing protein, translating into MNARLRRWSGALLIGFLAALLGWGLGRSGLLEEFEWKTFDLRLRLMQHDTSPPDEIVMVLIDEASLRLMNPLLGRWPWPRSVHADVLDFLALAGARVVAFDILFTENEQAASSDGRLSAGDHRLVESVAAAGMVTSAVQFVHDSPDEYNHDLIGKPLPADFVRRFALPGLRGGRLAGEPYTNAYLPFPELQERTRSIGLVEFAPDRDGVYRHARLVGEYGGAFFPALSLSVLLDRYRPESAPEGEMLLHPQQVGTTPPVAVPLLADGRYLVKPYREFQTYSMGGILATIQKLMQGIVTDLPVDPEVFHDKIVFIGASAVGVEDLKPLPFGSLAPGVFLHGSIVGNILQQDFLVPVAPRLQLLLVVVGALAVAGLILIPGWVWLRMASPPLLILSLLGLAAVLFHDNQVLELTAPLVAMGSAWLGSFAWLSSTEGREKRKIRRMLGQYVSPVVLSTVIENSRSDLLQAEVGSRENLTILFSDIRGFTSLSENLPAEKVVEILNGYFKGMVEIIFRQQGTLDKFIGDAIMAFWGAPLKSPDHPLKAVVAAVGMMRWLEDYNAELKNNGLQPLAIGIGMHTGEVILGNIGSEQKLDYTIIGDNVNLCSRLEGLTKEYGAAIIVSETTWQAISGLVTGRILDVVRVKGKKRPIMIHQVFGLVSDPEPQRGRFAELARRSEAGFNHYLARQWPEAAAQFRNITEEFPEDRHARIFLERIARYQQTAPEADWDGAWTMQSK; encoded by the coding sequence TTGAACGCACGTCTGCGACGGTGGTCAGGGGCACTCCTGATCGGGTTTCTCGCCGCCCTGCTGGGTTGGGGGCTCGGCCGCAGTGGCCTGCTGGAGGAGTTCGAGTGGAAAACCTTCGACTTGCGCCTGCGCCTGATGCAACACGATACCAGCCCCCCGGACGAGATCGTCATGGTCCTGATCGACGAGGCCTCCCTGCGTCTGATGAATCCATTGCTGGGACGCTGGCCCTGGCCCCGTTCGGTCCATGCCGATGTGCTCGATTTTCTGGCCCTCGCCGGGGCGCGGGTTGTCGCCTTCGATATTCTCTTTACCGAGAATGAGCAAGCCGCCAGCAGCGACGGCCGTTTATCGGCAGGGGACCATCGCCTGGTCGAATCGGTTGCGGCGGCTGGAATGGTCACCTCGGCGGTTCAATTTGTTCATGATTCCCCGGACGAATACAATCACGACCTGATCGGCAAGCCACTTCCGGCCGATTTCGTTCGACGTTTTGCGCTGCCAGGTCTGCGTGGCGGCCGGCTGGCTGGGGAGCCCTATACCAATGCCTATCTGCCTTTTCCCGAGTTGCAGGAGCGGACCAGATCTATCGGGCTGGTTGAATTCGCCCCGGATCGGGATGGGGTCTATCGTCATGCACGGCTGGTAGGGGAATACGGTGGCGCCTTCTTTCCGGCCCTTTCCCTCAGCGTTCTGCTGGATCGCTATCGACCCGAGTCTGCGCCGGAGGGGGAGATGCTGTTGCACCCCCAACAGGTCGGCACCACGCCGCCGGTCGCAGTTCCCCTGCTGGCTGATGGCCGTTATCTGGTCAAGCCTTACCGGGAGTTCCAGACCTATTCCATGGGGGGAATCCTGGCCACAATCCAGAAACTGATGCAGGGAATAGTGACTGACCTGCCGGTCGATCCCGAGGTGTTTCACGACAAGATCGTTTTTATCGGCGCCAGCGCTGTTGGTGTCGAGGATCTGAAGCCCCTCCCTTTCGGTAGCCTGGCCCCGGGAGTCTTTCTGCATGGATCGATCGTCGGCAATATTTTGCAGCAGGACTTTCTGGTCCCGGTGGCGCCGCGACTCCAGTTGCTGCTGGTGGTCGTCGGAGCACTGGCGGTTGCCGGGTTGATCCTGATCCCCGGATGGGTCTGGTTGCGGATGGCCAGCCCGCCACTCCTGATTCTGTCGCTACTGGGACTGGCGGCGGTTTTGTTCCATGACAACCAGGTCCTGGAATTGACAGCGCCGCTCGTGGCGATGGGCAGCGCCTGGCTCGGCTCTTTTGCCTGGCTGAGTTCCACGGAAGGGCGCGAAAAACGAAAAATTCGCCGCATGCTCGGGCAGTATGTCTCCCCCGTGGTCCTGAGCACGGTGATTGAGAACTCCCGCTCCGACCTGCTTCAGGCCGAGGTCGGCAGTCGTGAAAACCTGACTATTCTTTTTTCGGACATCAGAGGGTTTACCAGCCTCTCGGAGAATCTGCCCGCCGAAAAGGTGGTCGAAATACTTAACGGTTATTTCAAAGGGATGGTTGAAATCATCTTTCGCCAGCAGGGGACCCTGGATAAGTTCATTGGCGATGCGATCATGGCCTTCTGGGGCGCGCCGCTGAAGTCGCCCGATCACCCGCTCAAGGCGGTTGTCGCGGCGGTCGGGATGATGCGCTGGTTGGAAGATTACAACGCCGAGCTGAAAAATAACGGCCTGCAACCTCTCGCTATCGGGATCGGCATGCACACCGGTGAGGTGATTCTGGGTAATATCGGATCCGAACAGAAGCTCGACTACACAATCATCGGTGACAATGTCAATCTCTGTTCGCGCCTCGAAGGGCTGACCAAGGAATATGGGGCGGCAATTATCGTCTCAGAAACGACCTGGCAGGCGATTTCCGGTTTGGTGACCGGTCGCATTCTTGATGTGGTTCGGGTCAAGGGGAAGAAACGGCCGATAATGATTCATCAGGTTTTCGGTCTGGTCAGCGATCCCGAACCACAAAGGGGACGTTTTGCCGAACTTGCCCGGCGCAGCGAAGCCGGATTTAATCACTACCTGGCCCGGCAGTGGCCGGAGGCAGCCGCCCAGTTCCGGAACATCACAGAAGAGTTCCCCGAAGATCGGCATGCCCGGATCTTTCTGGAACGGATCGCCCGTTATCAACAGACGGCACCGGAAGCAGACTGGGACGGCGCCTGGACCATGCAGTCCAAATGA
- a CDS encoding SH3 domain-containing protein, producing MALLLPVEASSADQVFVQSVKAALLGQPQLGAVRVAEVEQGAALPVVKQQGAWYQVRYQDQQAWISRLLVADQPPGGKVSLLVSDEADLASGARRRASSFTTAAAARGLSEDRKRLDGGFWTADMSQVEKVEKLKVTQSEVLEFLKGVEQ from the coding sequence ATGGCTCTTTTGCTTCCCGTTGAGGCCAGCTCCGCAGATCAGGTCTTTGTTCAGAGTGTCAAGGCCGCACTCCTGGGGCAACCACAACTGGGTGCGGTCAGGGTGGCCGAAGTCGAGCAGGGGGCTGCACTCCCCGTGGTGAAGCAACAGGGTGCCTGGTACCAGGTCCGCTACCAGGACCAACAAGCGTGGATCTCCCGCTTGCTGGTTGCCGATCAGCCTCCGGGCGGAAAAGTATCGCTGCTGGTTTCGGATGAGGCGGATCTGGCCAGCGGCGCCCGGCGCCGGGCCTCTTCCTTTACCACTGCGGCGGCCGCCCGGGGATTGTCGGAGGATCGCAAACGATTGGACGGTGGTTTTTGGACCGCGGATATGTCCCAAGTGGAGAAGGTCGAGAAACTTAAGGTGACCCAATCCGAGGTTCTGGAGTTTCTCAAAGGAGTCGAGCAATGA
- a CDS encoding M48 family metalloprotease: MNGGSNYCRTLWALIFCGLALPLLWFLPAEAANQEYRLRVSQQQEAFQDLDDVRAEIAFGREVAAHLLGQYGLYDDEEMTRYVTLVGQGLILYCGRPDLEYHFAILDRDEPNAFAAPGGYVFVTRGALAVMTDESELAAVLGHEIGHINEKHIVHELKIRGREEQGGALLSSLIGGTTDPMRVAFSQMVDIATDILLKRGYKQEDEETADRLGVTIPAMTGYDPTAMIRFLNTLSARADSTTAPVLGTHRANAVRISELKEFLHDNDLVEKSSNTLQERFAAHVRF, from the coding sequence ATGAACGGCGGGTCGAACTATTGTCGAACCCTGTGGGCCCTGATCTTTTGCGGGCTGGCGCTCCCTCTGCTGTGGTTCCTGCCGGCGGAAGCGGCAAATCAGGAGTACCGATTGCGTGTCTCCCAGCAGCAGGAGGCGTTCCAGGACCTGGACGACGTGCGGGCGGAAATTGCCTTTGGTCGCGAGGTGGCAGCCCATCTGCTGGGGCAGTACGGTCTTTACGACGACGAGGAAATGACCCGCTACGTCACCCTGGTCGGGCAGGGGCTGATTCTCTACTGCGGGCGCCCAGACCTGGAATACCATTTTGCCATATTGGATCGGGATGAACCCAATGCCTTTGCCGCCCCTGGAGGCTATGTCTTCGTCACCCGGGGCGCGCTGGCGGTGATGACGGACGAGAGCGAATTGGCCGCGGTACTGGGGCATGAAATAGGGCACATCAACGAGAAGCATATCGTCCATGAACTCAAGATTCGCGGGCGTGAAGAACAGGGCGGCGCCCTTCTTTCCAGTCTGATTGGCGGTACGACCGATCCGATGCGCGTCGCGTTTTCCCAGATGGTCGATATCGCCACCGATATCCTGCTCAAGCGTGGTTACAAACAGGAGGATGAGGAGACGGCCGATCGTCTGGGAGTAACGATTCCGGCGATGACCGGCTATGATCCGACCGCGATGATTCGATTTTTGAACACCCTCTCCGCGCGCGCTGATTCAACGACGGCTCCCGTCCTCGGGACCCACCGGGCCAATGCCGTGCGGATCAGTGAATTGAAGGAATTTCTGCACGACAACGACCTGGTTGAGAAATCGTCCAACACTCTCCAAGAAAGGTTTGCCGCCCATGTCCGATTCTGA
- a CDS encoding OmpP1/FadL family transporter, with amino-acid sequence MSDSDSNVKVWLGGMVLLFALCAGAVPVSADQFHYKNNLIGERASGLAGAYTAVSDSPAGCFYNPAGMVYIPGNSLSASVNAYNYSSKVYKNTLTRADGTGVDYEQKSSVLLPNYFGFVSNLGRVKMGLSYAVPDASQSNQKQVFSNLVSTIGTQIDRYTININDVDNTYQFGPSLAFALGDKWAIGTTVYAHYRNATVIRNQLVELANQEFEWTNQYQDRTDWGVQPKLGLMGELTDKLTLGLTVSRLWITSTDYREQTTYRGISSSGYSDPNLVDFTIVNSENKPTYPWVTTVGLAWFPSPRLLLSCDASYYSEVSGASAKEATFNLAAGAEYYFTDRLALRGGLFTDRSNTPDFQPGLVNQAEHVDLYGGTLSMTRFTKASATTLGVGYATGSGDAQMGANSTRSQTVEVDNLSVYLSASYSF; translated from the coding sequence ATGTCCGATTCTGATTCCAACGTCAAGGTGTGGTTGGGAGGGATGGTTCTGCTATTCGCCCTTTGTGCCGGCGCTGTCCCGGTCTCTGCCGACCAGTTTCATTATAAAAACAACCTTATTGGCGAACGGGCCAGCGGCTTGGCCGGTGCCTACACGGCGGTATCGGACTCTCCGGCCGGATGTTTCTACAATCCGGCGGGCATGGTCTATATCCCCGGAAACAGCCTCTCCGCCAGTGTCAATGCCTACAACTATTCCAGCAAGGTCTACAAAAACACCCTGACCCGGGCTGATGGTACCGGTGTCGATTATGAACAGAAGTCTTCGGTCCTTCTGCCCAACTATTTCGGCTTTGTCAGCAATCTCGGCCGCGTGAAAATGGGACTTTCCTATGCGGTTCCCGATGCCAGCCAAAGTAACCAGAAGCAGGTCTTTTCCAATCTGGTATCCACAATCGGCACCCAGATTGACCGCTATACCATCAATATCAACGATGTCGACAACACCTACCAGTTCGGCCCCAGTCTGGCGTTTGCCCTGGGCGACAAATGGGCAATCGGTACCACGGTTTACGCGCATTACCGTAATGCAACCGTCATTCGCAACCAGCTGGTTGAACTGGCGAATCAGGAATTCGAATGGACCAATCAGTACCAGGATCGTACCGATTGGGGTGTGCAGCCAAAGCTCGGATTGATGGGCGAATTGACGGATAAACTGACCCTCGGGCTGACCGTGTCGCGGCTCTGGATCACTTCGACCGATTACCGTGAGCAAACCACCTATCGCGGGATTTCGAGCAGTGGTTACAGCGATCCGAACCTGGTCGATTTCACTATCGTGAATTCTGAGAACAAGCCGACCTATCCCTGGGTGACGACAGTCGGCCTGGCCTGGTTCCCCTCGCCGCGGTTGCTGTTATCCTGTGACGCCAGCTATTACTCTGAAGTCAGCGGCGCCTCAGCCAAGGAGGCAACATTCAATCTTGCTGCGGGAGCGGAATATTATTTCACCGACAGGCTGGCCCTGCGTGGTGGACTCTTTACCGATCGGAGCAATACCCCTGATTTTCAGCCCGGGCTGGTCAACCAAGCCGAGCACGTCGATCTTTATGGCGGGACTTTAAGCATGACGCGCTTTACCAAGGCGAGCGCAACGACCCTCGGAGTTGGTTACGCGACCGGGTCCGGCGATGCTCAGATGGGGGCCAATAGCACCAGGAGCCAAACAGTCGAAGTTGACAATCTTAGCGTTTATCTCTCGGCCTCTTACAGCTTTTAG
- a CDS encoding PKD domain-containing protein: MKRLGRFLSLALFVTLLVAGCGGGGDSGVTAPPPTENPVKASITAPATIALNQDVVISGEGSVSPNATALTYQWSVVQGPTSDSAVLTSPQGKTARLKAVSEGSYKVRLTVSDGVTTDMAEKTMVADLDGDGLLGSADSDSDGDGVLNTADAFPDNKVEWIDSDGDGIGNYADSDEDNDGVDDALDAYPFDALQSVLAVFSETEFNGNINDADVLSGTYPALIHGTLEPGSTYTVDDDYFRFAATGGDIVTVALSMTGNVFEPVLAVLDTNGLPLPSIEGQVGSLVGDVVVGLRIPVDGNYTVVVSDKQSKANPAFGYELRLIKDSDMDGLPDDLELAMGMLPDEPDADGDAIGDGEEFFAEKGSFDIDGDGIPAWWDNDSDMDGITDKLEGQGDADGDGIPSFLDNDSDANGIPDASEVGINPNFPLDSDGDGIPDFLDSDDDNDGLIDSLDPDRNAVATLSGLLDPQQRVLLSDVVATVVDPSSNQSYQIREIARAGDLITLNGEGFSPSAAVLLQTLSATENITPITVSDSQLTFALPASIQQGRVSIAVGSGSKVSNALDLIVVSATHPVLYPVTGGSVMPGDSLVLSGQNLSANTVNVVFGTVAAGVNSWEISNTALTVTVPTSAESGDLRVVALGTSNPVNLKVTRSISGVIELPAGSTLVPSALLAEFGTDKVAIDATGAFLLPVLNQGTSSVTVFAPADATHKPAVFLSATVLAGQSSVTMNPQSTATDIVFGAMGLESSIERADHAAALAIVASSVTDFTTYLDQNLGSNSYFLEDYLAPGLQAQIISAVGAAGAAIDQAIANGTIHLAPKVTAALARAAAVSTGNPDIQPAYSQEDFVVSFVNAGTLGTGAINGKINVENDTMLFADVEARDAFNSKVLPGNTFVDRFFSSDLLGPQNGLWGGYWGSDKEMDLKYRSAVLTVRTPGLRMESWDDYYNSPSFKLALRTFLSQAVVPVVNTVVGIKASDTKTEIILKVLFDFGVFDGIEQVWTNGDFVGGVGQIVKKTLNTQVLENLVKAVAEAYLGTIDPQDVVKLAAKLGLKLTPWGSAETVVSVGGTAIDLGALAIDMTTTHSKIEFKVLFPVAIETISPTAIQRDDTNKQVKLQGPGIGPATFKGTRYTPTVVFKDSKGNEYEETNPIPSTFLIPVGAAAPNDELTCTLPATWLKDAVGPITVTLHHHHIDYTLINEIYPVTLDAPNPIELVDNLTLSAIAPDKGGWGDKVELTGAGFSDNLAGNTVYFTGPSGSQISAGITAASSTSLSAIVPKGAETGPVWVEVKGEQSNSIGFTVEQSLHNFTIGDNGAATDDTFALYIDGELIISMGTPAISVSADVPLTNGIHSVTMRGITAPDSIGTYYISFPSTVTVLSGDAQTGTDMTAGVTKTWTIETSAGQAQAAANRAVTPTIRWKE; this comes from the coding sequence ATGAAACGATTGGGAAGATTTCTTTCTTTGGCCCTGTTCGTAACATTGCTAGTCGCGGGATGCGGTGGTGGTGGGGATTCGGGTGTGACTGCTCCGCCGCCAACGGAAAACCCAGTCAAAGCTTCGATTACGGCCCCCGCAACTATTGCACTAAATCAGGATGTTGTCATTAGCGGCGAAGGGTCGGTTTCTCCCAATGCGACGGCGCTGACCTATCAATGGTCGGTGGTTCAGGGGCCCACCTCCGATTCGGCAGTTCTGACTTCGCCGCAGGGCAAGACTGCTCGTTTGAAGGCTGTATCGGAGGGCTCCTATAAGGTCCGCTTGACCGTGTCCGACGGGGTGACCACCGATATGGCCGAGAAAACCATGGTGGCCGACCTTGATGGAGATGGCTTGCTCGGTTCAGCTGACAGCGACAGCGACGGTGATGGAGTTCTCAATACGGCCGACGCTTTTCCGGACAACAAGGTCGAGTGGATCGATTCAGATGGGGACGGCATTGGTAACTATGCTGACTCTGACGAAGATAATGACGGTGTTGACGATGCGCTCGATGCCTATCCCTTTGATGCGCTACAATCGGTTCTGGCGGTATTTTCGGAGACCGAATTCAACGGCAACATTAACGACGCCGATGTTCTGAGTGGAACCTATCCTGCTTTGATTCATGGGACTCTAGAGCCCGGTTCTACCTATACTGTCGATGATGACTACTTCCGGTTTGCTGCGACGGGCGGAGACATTGTAACCGTTGCCCTCAGCATGACCGGGAACGTTTTCGAGCCGGTTCTGGCTGTTCTGGATACCAATGGATTGCCTCTGCCATCGATTGAAGGCCAGGTCGGATCTTTGGTTGGTGATGTTGTTGTGGGTTTGCGCATTCCTGTGGATGGCAACTACACGGTAGTGGTTAGTGATAAACAGAGCAAGGCCAATCCTGCTTTTGGTTACGAGTTGCGATTGATTAAAGATTCCGATATGGACGGCTTGCCGGATGACCTGGAATTGGCCATGGGCATGCTTCCCGACGAGCCCGATGCGGATGGCGATGCGATCGGTGACGGCGAAGAGTTTTTTGCAGAGAAAGGCAGCTTTGACATTGACGGCGATGGTATCCCCGCTTGGTGGGATAACGATTCGGACATGGATGGGATTACAGACAAACTCGAAGGGCAGGGCGATGCCGACGGCGATGGCATTCCTAGCTTTCTTGACAATGATTCGGACGCAAACGGTATTCCCGATGCCAGCGAAGTAGGGATTAATCCCAATTTCCCCCTCGACTCAGATGGCGATGGAATCCCCGACTTTCTCGACAGTGACGACGATAACGATGGCCTCATCGATTCTCTCGATCCTGACCGGAATGCCGTAGCGACCCTCTCTGGACTGCTTGACCCGCAGCAAAGGGTGTTGCTGTCGGACGTTGTTGCGACCGTCGTTGATCCGAGCAGTAACCAGAGTTACCAGATTAGGGAAATTGCCCGGGCAGGGGATTTGATCACCTTGAACGGAGAAGGGTTTTCGCCTTCCGCAGCGGTTTTATTGCAGACCCTGTCGGCTACGGAGAATATCACTCCGATCACAGTTTCTGACAGTCAGCTAACCTTTGCCCTGCCCGCTTCGATCCAGCAGGGACGGGTCAGTATTGCGGTAGGATCGGGTTCCAAGGTTTCGAATGCCCTTGACCTGATCGTGGTAAGTGCCACCCATCCGGTTTTGTACCCCGTAACCGGTGGAAGCGTAATGCCCGGAGATTCTTTGGTTTTAAGTGGTCAAAACCTTTCGGCCAACACGGTCAATGTGGTATTCGGGACGGTTGCTGCAGGGGTGAATAGCTGGGAGATCAGCAATACTGCGCTGACAGTGACGGTTCCAACCAGCGCGGAAAGCGGAGATTTGCGGGTTGTGGCGCTTGGTACTTCAAACCCGGTAAATCTGAAAGTGACACGATCGATCAGTGGAGTCATTGAACTTCCTGCCGGATCGACCCTCGTTCCGAGTGCACTTTTGGCTGAGTTCGGGACAGACAAGGTGGCAATCGATGCCACTGGCGCCTTCCTGCTGCCGGTTCTCAACCAGGGGACCTCTTCTGTCACAGTATTCGCTCCAGCCGATGCTACCCATAAACCGGCCGTCTTCCTCTCAGCAACGGTTCTCGCCGGGCAGTCCAGTGTTACGATGAACCCGCAATCGACTGCCACTGATATTGTTTTTGGTGCCATGGGCCTGGAATCGTCCATTGAACGGGCCGACCATGCCGCAGCGCTTGCAATCGTCGCAAGTTCCGTAACTGACTTCACCACTTACCTTGATCAGAACTTGGGAAGTAACAGTTATTTTCTGGAAGATTATCTTGCGCCAGGATTGCAGGCTCAGATTATAAGCGCTGTTGGTGCAGCCGGAGCGGCGATCGATCAGGCGATAGCCAACGGAACCATTCACCTGGCCCCCAAAGTAACTGCGGCGCTGGCTCGTGCAGCTGCCGTAAGTACCGGAAATCCAGACATCCAGCCGGCCTATTCACAAGAAGATTTTGTCGTTAGTTTTGTTAATGCAGGGACTTTGGGCACTGGCGCCATCAACGGTAAGATCAATGTCGAAAATGACACTATGCTTTTTGCGGATGTCGAAGCCCGGGACGCCTTTAACTCCAAGGTGCTTCCAGGTAATACGTTTGTCGATCGTTTCTTCTCCTCTGATCTGCTCGGTCCGCAAAATGGTCTCTGGGGGGGGTATTGGGGTAGCGACAAGGAGATGGACCTGAAGTATCGCAGTGCCGTTTTGACCGTCCGGACGCCCGGGCTCCGAATGGAATCCTGGGACGACTACTACAATTCGCCCTCCTTCAAATTGGCCCTACGCACCTTTTTGAGTCAGGCGGTTGTACCGGTCGTCAACACGGTTGTCGGGATCAAGGCCAGCGATACAAAAACCGAGATTATTTTGAAGGTCCTTTTCGATTTTGGAGTTTTCGATGGAATCGAGCAAGTCTGGACCAACGGTGACTTTGTGGGCGGGGTCGGGCAGATTGTTAAAAAGACCCTGAACACCCAGGTCCTCGAAAATCTGGTTAAGGCTGTGGCCGAAGCCTACCTGGGAACGATCGACCCGCAGGACGTGGTCAAACTGGCTGCCAAACTCGGGCTCAAACTGACTCCCTGGGGTTCCGCCGAAACGGTGGTATCGGTGGGTGGAACGGCCATCGACCTGGGGGCTCTGGCCATCGACATGACGACCACTCACAGCAAAATCGAATTCAAGGTGCTCTTCCCGGTGGCCATCGAAACCATATCACCGACTGCGATCCAGAGAGACGATACCAATAAACAGGTCAAATTGCAGGGCCCGGGCATTGGCCCGGCTACATTCAAGGGGACCCGCTATACCCCCACCGTTGTGTTCAAAGATTCCAAGGGAAATGAGTATGAGGAGACCAACCCGATTCCTTCCACCTTCCTGATCCCGGTCGGCGCTGCAGCGCCCAATGATGAGCTGACCTGCACACTGCCGGCGACTTGGCTGAAAGATGCGGTAGGCCCAATTACCGTGACCCTTCACCATCACCATATCGACTATACCCTGATTAATGAGATATATCCGGTGACACTCGACGCACCAAATCCCATTGAACTGGTCGATAACCTGACTCTCTCCGCAATCGCTCCCGACAAAGGTGGCTGGGGCGACAAGGTCGAGCTGACGGGTGCCGGATTTTCAGACAATCTCGCGGGAAACACCGTCTATTTTACCGGCCCTTCAGGCAGCCAGATTTCAGCAGGAATTACAGCGGCCTCTTCTACCTCGCTTTCTGCGATAGTTCCGAAAGGAGCCGAAACGGGGCCGGTTTGGGTTGAGGTAAAGGGTGAACAAAGTAATTCGATTGGGTTCACCGTCGAACAAAGTCTTCACAATTTTACCATCGGGGATAATGGGGCGGCCACCGATGACACCTTCGCTCTGTATATTGATGGTGAATTGATAATTTCCATGGGTACTCCGGCGATAAGCGTCTCTGCCGATGTTCCTCTGACCAATGGGATCCACTCGGTTACCATGCGCGGGATTACCGCCCCGGATTCCATCGGCACCTATTACATTTCTTTCCCGAGCACCGTCACAGTTTTGAGTGGTGATGCCCAGACCGGGACTGATATGACTGCCGGAGTTACAAAGACCTGGACGATCGAAACCAGTGCTGGACAAGCGCAGGCTGCTGCCAACAGGGCCGTGACTCCGACGATTCGCTGGAAGGAATAA
- a CDS encoding UbiA-like polyprenyltransferase: MSDSTPFGRVRTLLEMIKFSHTVFAFPFALMGATLAALKTGAPPTAGQILWICLAMVGARSGAMGLNRIIDAKIDAENPRTAGRHIPAGMVSTREAWLFVLASFALLLVAAWMLNPLCFYLSPVALFFLALYSFCKRFTALAHVVLGICLGAAPVGAWIALRGDVSWQVVALGLAVLFWVAGFDVFYALQDLDFDRDKGLHSIPVKLGVTRSLWLVRAFHAMMVFLLLLLLIGTGLGWIYLLGVAVVAGLLIYEHRLVRPDDLSKLDAAFFNMNGYVSVAIFLFTLVDALT, encoded by the coding sequence ATGTCCGACAGCACTCCCTTCGGCCGGGTGCGTACCCTGCTGGAGATGATCAAGTTTTCCCACACCGTCTTCGCCTTCCCCTTTGCGTTGATGGGGGCGACCCTGGCGGCGCTGAAGACGGGTGCGCCGCCGACGGCCGGGCAAATCCTCTGGATCTGCCTGGCGATGGTCGGCGCCCGTTCCGGGGCGATGGGGCTCAACCGCATTATCGACGCCAAGATCGACGCCGAGAATCCCCGCACCGCCGGCCGCCATATCCCGGCCGGCATGGTCTCGACCCGCGAGGCCTGGCTCTTTGTCCTCGCCTCCTTTGCGCTGCTGCTGGTCGCCGCCTGGATGCTCAACCCCCTGTGCTTCTACCTCAGCCCGGTGGCGCTCTTCTTCCTTGCCCTCTACTCCTTTTGCAAGCGCTTCACGGCGCTGGCCCACGTCGTCCTCGGCATCTGCCTCGGCGCCGCTCCGGTCGGCGCCTGGATCGCCCTGCGCGGTGACGTCTCCTGGCAGGTGGTGGCGCTGGGGCTGGCGGTCCTCTTCTGGGTGGCCGGCTTCGATGTCTTCTACGCTCTGCAGGATCTCGATTTCGACCGCGACAAGGGGCTCCACTCGATTCCGGTCAAGCTCGGCGTGACGCGCTCTCTGTGGCTGGTGCGCGCCTTTCATGCAATGATGGTCTTCCTGCTGTTGCTGCTGCTGATCGGGACCGGCCTCGGCTGGATCTACCTGCTCGGCGTGGCGGTGGTGGCGGGGCTGCTGATCTATGAACACCGGCTGGTCAGGCCCGACGACCTTTCCAAGCTCGACGCGGCCTTTTTCAACATGAACGGTTATGTGAGCGTGGCGATCTTCCTCTTTACCCTGGTCGATGCTTTAACCTAA
- a CDS encoding UbiX family flavin prenyltransferase encodes MKRIVVAITGASGSIYGLRLVEELLKQECRVTLLFSKAGLEVMRYETGLGWEGTTGQRLQLMRDYFGGDRHLEHFGCDDLFAAIASGSSAPDAVVIAPCSMGTAGRLAAGLSGNLIERVADVALKERRDLVLVPRETPLNAIHLENLLKLSRAGAQILPAMPAFYHKPQSLAEAVDFVVGKILDSLGVAHALFTRWGEE; translated from the coding sequence ATGAAACGGATCGTAGTGGCGATCACCGGCGCGTCCGGTTCGATCTACGGCCTGCGCCTGGTCGAGGAGCTGCTGAAGCAGGAGTGCCGGGTGACCCTGCTCTTCTCCAAGGCGGGGCTCGAGGTCATGCGCTACGAGACCGGCCTCGGCTGGGAAGGGACGACCGGCCAGCGGCTGCAGCTGATGCGGGACTACTTCGGCGGCGACCGCCACCTCGAGCACTTCGGCTGCGATGACCTCTTCGCCGCCATCGCCAGCGGTTCCTCCGCCCCCGACGCGGTGGTCATCGCCCCCTGTTCGATGGGGACGGCGGGGCGCCTCGCCGCCGGGCTCTCGGGCAACCTGATCGAGCGGGTTGCCGATGTCGCCCTCAAGGAGCGTCGCGACCTGGTCCTGGTCCCCCGCGAGACGCCGCTCAATGCCATCCATCTCGAGAACCTGCTCAAGCTCTCCCGGGCCGGGGCGCAGATCCTGCCGGCGATGCCGGCCTTCTACCACAAGCCGCAGAGCCTGGCCGAGGCGGTCGACTTCGTGGTCGGCAAGATTCTCGACAGCCTCGGCGTCGCGCATGCGCTTTTCACCCGCTGGGGGGAGGAATAA